GACGCGGCGCGGGAGGCGGTGGTCAAGAAGGCCCTGACCGAACTGCTCGCCGAGGGGGGGTTCGCGGCCAAAGGTGTCAACTTGTGCGCGCCCGGCTTCCAGGTGTTCTCCAAGTTTGTGAAGCTGCCGCCGGTGGACACCTCCAAGGTGACCCAGATCATCCAGTACGAGGCGCAGCAGAATGTCCCCTTCCCCCTGGCCGAGACGGCTTGGGATTACCAGATCCTCGGCACCAGCGCCGGAGGCGAACTGGAGGTCCTGCTCGTCGCCATCAAGACCGACGTCGTTGAGAAGCAACTCTTCGGGGCTGGCGAGGCTGCGGGGCTCAAGATGGAGGTGGTGGACGCCTCGATCGGGGCGCTGGCCAACACGTTCCGCTACAATTACGGCGACCAGGAGGGCTGCAGTCTGCTGGTGGACATCGGGGCGAAGACCAGCAACGTGCTGATCTTTGAGGCGTCCCGCTACTACGCGCGCAGCATCAACGTCGGGGCCAACGCCATCACCCAGGAGTTTGCCGCCGAGGGGAAGTTGCGGTTCGACGAAGCGGAGAAGTTCAAGCTGGCCGACGGCTTCGTCAGCCTCGGCGGGGCCTACGAGGAGCCCGACAATCCCCGGATTGCCGCCGTGTCCAAGGTGGCCCGCAACGTGCTCACCCGGCTGCACCTGCAGGTGAATCAGACCATCCAATTTTATCGCACCCAGCAGGGCGGTGCCGCGCCGGTCCGGGTGTTCCTCTGCGGTGGCGGGTCGCTGATGCCGTACGCGGCGCAGTTCTTCGAGGAGAAACTGGGCCTTCCGGTCGAGTTCATGAACCCCTTCCGCAGTGTGGACATTGACGCAGGGGTCAACGTGGCCCAGCTGGAACCGATCGCACCGCAGTTTGGGGAGGTGGTCGGTCTCGGCCTTCGCAATGTGGCGCAGTGCCCGATCGAGTTGAACCTGATGCCCAAGGCCTCCCTGAGCCGGCAGCAGTTCAACGCCAAGAAGCCCTTTCTCCTGGCCGCTGCCTACGCCGCGGTGGTCGGCACCTTCGCCGTCGGCTGGTTCTTTTCCAAGGTGGCTGCTGTGGAGCGCGACGGCCTCGCAAAGATTGACGAGCGCGTCCAGCCCCTGGACATGAAGAAAAACCAGCTGGAAGCGGCCGAGGGCAAACTCAGGAAGGCCACCGAGGATGCCACCCAGTTCAGCACGTGGCTGCAGGACCGCATCTACTGGTCGGACATCCTCTCCAACCTCGGGCGCGTCCTCCAGACGACGGAGTCGGACGTCCGCGCCAATCTCGGGGTCCCCGTGAGCATCTGGATTGATACACTGCTGTCCACGGAGCCGACCAAGCCTGCCGTGGACACTTCGGAGGAGGAATCGGCCGGCGGGGCCCGCAACTTTTACATGATGGACCCCATTCTGGCGCGGCGTTACGGGCTTGTTCCGCGGAAGCCGGAAGGTGAGGGCGAGGGGGACGGGTCGGCCGAGGCCGCACCGGCGGACGGCGGACGACCAAAGCCCAAGGCGGCTGCGAACACCAACGAGGTGGCCGTGATCAATCTGACGGTGCGGGCGGTGAATGTGAACCCGCGGGCGAACGGGGAGATTGCCTACGAGGTGGAGCGGGCCATGAAGGCCAGCCCGCTTTTTGACGAGACGGAAACCCAGTTGTCGGGGAATCTGGACCAGGGTGGCGAGAATTCGCCCTCCTTCTCCTTCCCGCTCAAGGTGAAACTCAAGCGCCCCATCAAGCTCTGATATGGAGTGGGTCCGGAAGAACCTCGGTTTTGTGATCGGGCTGGCGGTCGCCGTCGTCCTGCTCGGTGTCGGTCTCTGGTACACGCTGGGCACCATGGAGGAATCGTCCATGGCGGACGGCGAGCTGCAGGCGAAGCGCCAGCAGCTGGATGATCTCGTCAAACGGGATCCCTTTCCCGAGCAGGCCAACATTGATTTGGCGCGCGAGGAGGAGGAACGGGTCACCGCCTTCATCCGGGATGCGCGCAAGAAGTTTGCCCTTCGTGAGCTGCCGGAATCCCTCGACAATGCGTCGTTCAAATCGCTGCTCGAGTCCACGCTCGCTGACCTCGCCCGGGAGGCCGAACTGGCCGGTGTGAAGCTGCCGGACAAGGCCAGCTTCTCTTCCTACAGCTTCACCCTCGAAGACCAGCGCAAGCAGCTCCAGTTGCCGGCCTCGTCCCTGGCTCCCCTGGCGGCGCATCTCGAAAACCTCGCGGTGATCTCCCGCGTGCTGTTCGACGCCAAGGTTCATTCCCTGGTCTCCCTGAAGCGTTCGTCGGTCGGCACCAACGAGCTGGCCGGCAGCGGGGATTTCTTGAGCAAGAAGGTCGTCACCAATACGGCCTTGAACACGGTGACCTACCCTTACGAGGTCGTTTTTCAGGGCTTCAGTCCGGAGCTGGCCAAGGTCATCACCGGGCTTGTCAACGCCCCTCAGGCCTTCGTCATCAAGACATTGAACGTCGAGCGGGGCAGCCTCGAAAGCACGCCGGTCCAGCCGGCCTTTGGTGCGCCCATGGCGATCCCGGGCCTGCCGCCGGGCATGGATCCCGCGCTCGCCCGGCGGTACGGCATGTTTGGCCCCCGCCCGCAGCAGATGCCGGTGGCTCCGCAGCAGCCGGTGACCACGGGACGGCCCGGGGAGGTGGTGTTGGATGAGAAACCTCTCCAGGTGAAGCTGGGCCTGGAAATCATCAGCCTGCTTCCTGCAAAAGAACCTCCCGGATCCCGTGGGCGCCCGGGTCCGACGGGGCCTGCGCCAGCCGACGCCAATCAGTAACTCGCCTATCGCGGCCGCCATGGATTTCCTCAAGAAACACTACGAGAAGCTGATCTTCAGCGTTGTCCTTCTGGTCGTTGCCGTCACGGCCTTCTGGCTGACTCAACGGGTGGAGTCCGTGCGCTCCACGCTGGCCGATCAGTTGAGCCAGACCGGATCCATCAAGAAGAAGCCGCTCAAGCCGGTCGAGCTCGCCAATGACCTCGCCGCGCTCCGACAGGTCTCCCAGAATCACCGCCTGGAGTTTCCGCCGAACCACAACGTGTTCAATCCGATCCGCTGGAAGCGTGGCAACGACGGCGTGCCCCGCCCGGATCCCGAGCGCGACCTGGCCAATGCGCTGAAACTCCTTGCCACTCAAGCGCTCCCCCTGACCATCGAATATCTGGGGCCCACCGGCACGGGCGACCCCTTCCGTTACCAGTTCCGGGTCACCCGGGAGTACGACAAGAAGGTTTCCAACCGCCGCCCCATCACGGTGTCGCTCACCGAAGGCACCAAAAACGACTGGTTCTACCTCCGCGAAGTTCGAGGCCCCAAGGATTCCGCCGGCGAAGTGGTCATCGAGCTGATTGACGGGGGCGAACGGGCCACGCTGGCGAAGGAGAAGCCGTTCTCCCGGCCCCGCGGCTACCAGGCGGACCTCAAATTTGAAAACAAGGACTACCCCAGGCGTCGCGTGGACGACTCCATCAATATTCTCGGTTCGATTTACAAGATTGTTGCCATCGGAAAAGATGAAATTGTAGTTTCCGCTCCCAACGGCACTCGGACGACCATCCCGTCGTCCACACTCTAATCTCCCCCTGTTTTCCACCGCCACCGCCCCTCCCCATCTCCCAGCATTTTCAACCGCATCCACCATGTTGAAACTGTCCCGAATTCTCATTTGGCTGCTCCTGTGCGCCGTTGCACCCATCGCCACCGCCCAATCCAACGGACAGGCGGCGGCAGCGGAGGAGGCGGTCCGACGCCAGGAAAAGCTGATTCTCCTGCGCAAGACCCTCGAGGCCGCTCAAGCCGCCGCCAACGTCAAGGATTTCAATGCCGCGGCGAAGCTCTATGAGGATGCGCTGTCGCTGAGCGACCAGTTGGGCGCTGCGGCGGAGAAGGAGCGCGCCACGGTGAGGACCGGGCTGTCCGGTGCCCGCCTCCAACTCGCCGAGGCTGCGGCGAGCCGGGGCGACTATCGGGAGGCCAATGTTCAGGTCAGCCGGGCCGTGAGGGTGGACCCGTCCAATGCGCCCGCCGTGGCGTTCAAGAATGCCAATGACGCGCGGATTGCGGAACTCGCGGACAAGACGCCCAGCGATGGCGCGCTCGCCCTCATCCCCGAGGTCAAGAGGGACAATGCCAAGGCGGCAGTTCTCGCCCAGGATGGCAAGCTGATGTTTGAGATGGGTCGTTTTGACGATGCGCAGAGGCTGCTGGAGGAGGCCCGCGAACTGCAGCCTGAGAACCGGACCGCCCGATACTATCTGGAGCTGCTCCAGCAGGCCCGCTTCAGTCGCGCCTCCGAGGAGAAGAAGCTGACGACACGCAACATGCTCCTGGAGGTGGAGCAGGCCTGGACCCCCACCAAGAATCGGCTGCCCGACCACAACCCCTTCGCCCGGACCAACCAGATCTACACCAGCCGGAGTCGTCAGGCGATTCAGGCCAAGCTGGACCGCATCATCCTCAACGAAATCAAGTTCGACGGCGTGCCGCTCATCGAGGTCGTCAAGTATCTCGACGAGCAGACCCGGGCGCGCGATCCCGAGAAGCGCGGGTTGAATTACATCATCAACTCGACGATGGATGCTCCGACGCAGCAGGCCACCTCACAGATTGACCCGAACACCGGCCAGATCATCCCGTCGGCACCCGCCGAGCCGGTGGACCTCAACAACGTCATCATCCGGCTCAACCCCCCGCTCCGGAACATCCGCCTTGCCGATGCCATTGACGCCATC
Above is a genomic segment from Verrucomicrobiia bacterium containing:
- the pilM gene encoding type IV pilus assembly protein PilM — encoded protein: MLKSSKTFLAVDFGAGCLKAAEFEAVEGSGLRLLRFGLKPLGLAGAQDAAREAVVKKALTELLAEGGFAAKGVNLCAPGFQVFSKFVKLPPVDTSKVTQIIQYEAQQNVPFPLAETAWDYQILGTSAGGELEVLLVAIKTDVVEKQLFGAGEAAGLKMEVVDASIGALANTFRYNYGDQEGCSLLVDIGAKTSNVLIFEASRYYARSINVGANAITQEFAAEGKLRFDEAEKFKLADGFVSLGGAYEEPDNPRIAAVSKVARNVLTRLHLQVNQTIQFYRTQQGGAAPVRVFLCGGGSLMPYAAQFFEEKLGLPVEFMNPFRSVDIDAGVNVAQLEPIAPQFGEVVGLGLRNVAQCPIELNLMPKASLSRQQFNAKKPFLLAAAYAAVVGTFAVGWFFSKVAAVERDGLAKIDERVQPLDMKKNQLEAAEGKLRKATEDATQFSTWLQDRIYWSDILSNLGRVLQTTESDVRANLGVPVSIWIDTLLSTEPTKPAVDTSEEESAGGARNFYMMDPILARRYGLVPRKPEGEGEGDGSAEAAPADGGRPKPKAAANTNEVAVINLTVRAVNVNPRANGEIAYEVERAMKASPLFDETETQLSGNLDQGGENSPSFSFPLKVKLKRPIKL
- a CDS encoding Amuc_1100 family pilus-like protein; protein product: MEWVRKNLGFVIGLAVAVVLLGVGLWYTLGTMEESSMADGELQAKRQQLDDLVKRDPFPEQANIDLAREEEERVTAFIRDARKKFALRELPESLDNASFKSLLESTLADLAREAELAGVKLPDKASFSSYSFTLEDQRKQLQLPASSLAPLAAHLENLAVISRVLFDAKVHSLVSLKRSSVGTNELAGSGDFLSKKVVTNTALNTVTYPYEVVFQGFSPELAKVITGLVNAPQAFVIKTLNVERGSLESTPVQPAFGAPMAIPGLPPGMDPALARRYGMFGPRPQQMPVAPQQPVTTGRPGEVVLDEKPLQVKLGLEIISLLPAKEPPGSRGRPGPTGPAPADANQ